The nucleotide window CGAAGATGATGGTGAACCCGGCCCCCACGAGGAGCAGCGCGTAATCGGTCAGCTTGAACGCGATGAGCTGGACCGTGAACGTGGTGCCGATGTCGGCGCCCAGAATCACGCCCAGGGTCTGGGCGAAGGGCATGAGCCCGGCCGCGACGAAGCCGATGAGCATCACCGTCGTGGCCGAGGAGGACTGGATGATCGCCGTGACCAGAGCGCCCGACAGAACGGCCGTGAGCCGGTTCCGGGTCAGCCCGGTCAGGAGGGTCCGGAGGCGCCCGCCCGCGGCGCGCTGGAGCCCCTCGCCGGTGAGCTGGATCCCGTACAGGAGGAGGGCCATGCCGCCGAACAGCGCGAGGATCACCACGGGCGTGCCTCCGCGCGGTCGTGCATCATCGCCGCCCGCTCTGCTCGATCGCCGCCTCGGCAGCCCGGAGACGCGCCAGGGTCTCGGCCTTCCCGAGGAGCGCCGCCACCTGGAAGATCGGCGGGCTCGCGGTCTTGCCCGTGAGCGCGAGCCGGCTGAGCTGGGCCAGGTCCACGAGCTTCACGCCCAGCTCGGCGGCCAGGCCGCGGTAGAGGAGCTCGAGGGGGTCGGGCTCGAAGGGCTCCTGCGCCTCGAGGCGCTTCGTCAACACTTTGAGCCGCACGAGGGCCTCCGGCGTGAAGAGCTTCTGCGCCGCGGCGGCCTCGTACGCGACGGGCGCCTTCCAGTAGAAGCGGCCGAGCTCGACCATCTCGACCAGCGTCTTCGCCCGCTCCTGGAGCGTCTCCACGACCCGGGCCAGCCAGGCGCGGTCCGCGGGCACCGGGAGCCCGGCGCGCTCGAGGAACGGGCCCAGGTCGCTGGCGAGCCGGTCTGCCGGCGCCTGCTTCATCCAGTAGTTGGAGAGCCACTCGAGCTTGGCCTGATCGAACACCGCCGCAGCCGAGCCCACGTGGGCCAGGTCGAAATGCGCGATCAGCTCCTCGCGGGAGAAGATCTCCTGGTCGCCGTGCGACCACCCGAGCCGCGCCAGGTAGTTCACCATGGCCTCGGGGAGGAACCCGGCGTCGCGGAAGGCCAGCACCGAAATCGCGCCGTGACGCTTGGAGAGGCGGGTCCGGTCGGGGCCCAGGATCATGGGGATGTGGGCGAAGACGGGTGTCGGGTATCCGAGGGCCGCGTAGCAGAGGATCTGCTTCGGGGTGTTGGAGAGGTGATCGTTGCCGCGGATGACGTGGGTGATCTTCATCGTGACATCGTCCACGACCACGCAGAAATTATACGTCGGCGTCCCGTCGCTCCGGACGAGGATCCAGTCGTCGAGCTGCGAGTGGTCGAAGACCACCTCGCCGTGGACCAGGTCGCGGACCACGGTCTGCCCCGTGAGGGGGATCCGCAGGCGCAGGACATGGGGAGCCGACGCGGGGACGGCCGCGTCGCGGCAGCGGCCGGAATAGCGGAAGGTCTCGCCCCGGGCCTGGGCGGCCTTTCGCTGAGCCTCCAGATCGTCGGGCGCGCACCCGCAGCGGTAGGCCTTGCCCTCGGCCAGGAGGCGCTCGGCGTGGGCCCGGTACACCTCCATCCGCTCGGTCTGGCGATAGCCCGGCATCGGGGGGCCCTCGTCCCAGTCCAGGCCGAGCCAGCGC belongs to Candidatus Rokuibacteriota bacterium and includes:
- a CDS encoding glutamate--tRNA ligase — encoded protein: MSDQDRVRFPPSPTGHLHVGGARTALFNCLFARRHRGSFILRIEDTDRSRSAEEYIAAIVESLRWLGLDWDEGPPMPGYRQTERMEVYRAHAERLLAEGKAYRCGCAPDDLEAQRKAAQARGETFRYSGRCRDAAVPASAPHVLRLRIPLTGQTVVRDLVHGEVVFDHSQLDDWILVRSDGTPTYNFCVVVDDVTMKITHVIRGNDHLSNTPKQILCYAALGYPTPVFAHIPMILGPDRTRLSKRHGAISVLAFRDAGFLPEAMVNYLARLGWSHGDQEIFSREELIAHFDLAHVGSAAAVFDQAKLEWLSNYWMKQAPADRLASDLGPFLERAGLPVPADRAWLARVVETLQERAKTLVEMVELGRFYWKAPVAYEAAAAQKLFTPEALVRLKVLTKRLEAQEPFEPDPLELLYRGLAAELGVKLVDLAQLSRLALTGKTASPPIFQVAALLGKAETLARLRAAEAAIEQSGRR